One window of the Vigna radiata var. radiata cultivar VC1973A chromosome 1, Vradiata_ver6, whole genome shotgun sequence genome contains the following:
- the LOC106756357 gene encoding uncharacterized protein LOC106756357, with protein sequence MERIFEAKGCPDDRKLAYTQYLLTGEVGHWWNNMRAILERRGTPITWELFKTKFYTEYFPDSVRFAKEVEFLELTQGNRSVTEYADCFKHLLRFSTVQVNEDWQCRKFENGLRKDVKLMVKGLRIREFPALVEMARDMEKTKGEPEVQQSQRVQPLRVGGPVVFRGGSSSRTTPFSRPTSLGSRGSSSSSQPSVQLGPPSYANPVRCYMCGGPHLQSVCPRLIGYKRCNLCRRDDHYARDCPTVRRTGPPPPRLADRAI encoded by the coding sequence ATGGAACGTATTTTTGAGGCAAAGGGGTGTCCAGATGATAGGAAGTTGGCCTATACTCAATATCTGCTGACAGGAGAAGTTGGCCATTGGTGGAACAACATGAGAGCCATCCTTGAGAGGCGTGGAACTCCTATTACTTGGGAGTTATTCAAGACCAAATTTTACACAGAATACTTCCCTGATAGTGTCCGCTTTGCAAAAGAAGTGGAGTTTCTTGAGCTAACACAAGGAAACAGGTCGGTGACTGAATATGCCGACTGCTTTAAACACCTCCTTCGCTTCAGCACGGTGCAAGTGAATGAAGATTGGCAGTGCCGAAAGTTTGAGAATGGTTTGAGGAAGGATGTCAAGCTTATGGTGAAGGGATTACGCATCCGAGAGTTTCCCGCCTTGGTGGAAATGGCTAGGGACATGGAGAAAACCAAGGGAGAACCTGAAGTGCAGCAGAGCCAGAGAGTCCAACCACTGAGGGTTGGCGGACCCGTAGTCTTCAGAGGGGGATCCAGCTCGAGGACAACCCCTTTCTCTCGACCCACATCTTTGGGGTCCAGGggttcttcctcctcttctcaGCCCTCAGTGCAGCTGGGGCCACCCAGTTATGCCAACCCTGTGAGATGCTACATGTGTGGAGGACCACACCTCCAGTCTGTGTGCCCTCGTCTGATAGGGTACAAGAGGTGTAACCTTTGTAGGAGGGACGACCATTATGCTAGAGACTGCCCTACAGTCAGGAGGACCGGACCACCACCACCACGTCTAGCGGACAGAGCTATTTAG